The Sulfurospirillum halorespirans DSM 13726 genome has a window encoding:
- the tilS gene encoding tRNA lysidine(34) synthetase TilS, which yields MRRLANVLGINSLQPLPLLHNATIELLKTSKNLVAFSGGGDSTALFFLLLEHGITFDIAHVNYQTRAQSDAEEAYAKTLATTHHKHLFSLTCKLEESNFEHHAREERYAFFETILHEHSYDTLLMAHHLGDQLEWFLMQLSRGAGLVEMLGMQEVEMRKAYTLVRPLLHVSKKTLQNYLHEHKITYFNDESNASLKHLRNQFRHDYATPLIDAYEEGIAKSFAYLSEDRKRLLPHQAKRIGDLFIVLRDADDLINIRQIDKIIKQLGTLLTKAQRDEILKTKNCVVGGKIAVCFEEERIFIAPYLKHAMEKKFKEACRKARIPLKIRPYLHARGLDPNALR from the coding sequence GTGCGACGATTAGCGAATGTGCTGGGAATCAACTCATTGCAACCATTACCACTGTTGCATAACGCAACGATTGAGCTTCTTAAAACATCTAAAAATTTAGTGGCATTTTCAGGCGGTGGAGACTCCACCGCGCTCTTCTTTTTACTGCTAGAACACGGCATTACTTTTGATATAGCGCATGTCAATTACCAAACACGCGCGCAAAGTGATGCCGAAGAGGCGTATGCTAAAACGCTTGCCACAACACATCATAAACACCTTTTTAGCCTTACATGTAAACTGGAAGAAAGCAATTTTGAGCACCATGCCAGAGAAGAGCGCTACGCCTTTTTTGAAACAATCCTCCACGAACACAGCTACGATACGCTTTTAATGGCGCACCATTTAGGAGACCAGCTCGAATGGTTTTTAATGCAACTCAGCCGTGGAGCGGGGCTTGTGGAGATGTTAGGTATGCAAGAGGTGGAAATGCGAAAAGCGTATACGCTGGTTCGTCCGCTTTTACATGTAAGCAAAAAAACGCTTCAAAATTATCTGCATGAACACAAAATTACCTACTTTAACGATGAAAGCAATGCGTCGCTCAAACACCTACGCAACCAATTTCGACACGACTACGCGACCCCACTGATTGATGCGTACGAAGAGGGTATTGCTAAAAGTTTTGCGTATTTGAGCGAAGATCGCAAACGACTTTTGCCCCATCAGGCTAAACGCATTGGGGATCTTTTTATAGTGCTACGAGATGCAGATGATCTTATTAACATTCGTCAAATTGATAAAATCATCAAACAACTGGGAACGCTTTTGACCAAAGCGCAAAGGGATGAGATTTTAAAAACCAAAAACTGTGTTGTGGGTGGGAAAATTGCCGTTTGTTTTGAAGAAGAGAGAATCTTTATAGCGCCTTATCTTAAGCATGCGATGGAGAAAAAGTTTAAAGAGGCGTGTCGGAAAGCGCGCATTCCTCTAAAAATACGCCCTTACCTCCACGCGCGTGGTCTTGATCCTAACGCGTTGCGTTAA
- the rimO gene encoding 30S ribosomal protein S12 methylthiotransferase RimO: MKKLHLVSLGCNKNLVDSEVMLGKLQAYEMCDDPSQADVLIVNTCGFIGPAKEESLNTIFSLHEARKKGSVLVMAGCLTERYKEDLTKELKEVDLFTGVGDYDKIDEIIALRQNRFSPATYLLNEEERVITGSNAHAYVKLSEGCNQACSFCAIPGFKGKLHSRTLESLIKEVKALVAKGFYDFSFISQDSSSFLRDVGEKEGLIKLIDAVEQIEGVKSARILYLYPTTTSNALIERIIASPLFHNYFDMPIQHISDSMLKRMKRGAGRERIIEQLELMKKAPNSFIRTSFIVGHPGESDAEFKELLDFAKAFDFDRVNIFAYSDEEDTSAYEMDEKIDTKTINKRIKQLDKIVQTKTKKSFENEIGKEVIILVEGESSEHEYFMGARELLWAPSIDGEVLVNDSDVANIEVGKCYRATISECAGNQLIATITTVA, encoded by the coding sequence TTGAAAAAACTACATCTTGTTTCATTAGGATGCAATAAAAATCTCGTCGATAGCGAAGTGATGTTAGGCAAACTTCAAGCCTATGAGATGTGCGATGACCCCAGTCAGGCTGACGTGCTGATCGTCAATACCTGTGGCTTCATCGGACCTGCCAAAGAGGAGAGTCTCAACACCATCTTTTCACTCCACGAAGCACGTAAAAAAGGCTCTGTGCTCGTGATGGCAGGCTGTTTGACCGAACGATATAAAGAAGATCTGACCAAAGAGCTTAAAGAGGTCGATCTTTTTACGGGCGTGGGTGATTATGACAAGATCGATGAGATCATTGCCCTTCGCCAAAACCGTTTTAGCCCAGCAACCTACCTCCTAAACGAAGAAGAGCGCGTTATCACAGGTTCTAACGCACATGCGTATGTCAAACTCTCTGAAGGCTGTAATCAAGCCTGTAGCTTTTGCGCCATTCCTGGCTTTAAAGGCAAACTGCATTCACGTACCCTTGAATCACTGATTAAAGAGGTCAAAGCGCTTGTTGCAAAAGGTTTTTATGACTTTAGTTTCATCTCGCAAGATAGCAGTTCGTTTCTTCGTGATGTGGGCGAAAAAGAGGGGCTGATTAAGCTCATTGACGCCGTTGAGCAAATCGAAGGGGTTAAAAGTGCACGTATTTTGTATCTTTACCCAACCACGACGTCAAACGCTCTGATTGAGCGCATTATCGCTTCACCACTCTTTCATAACTACTTTGATATGCCGATCCAACACATCAGCGATTCGATGCTCAAACGCATGAAACGTGGCGCTGGACGTGAGCGCATCATTGAACAGTTAGAGCTCATGAAAAAAGCTCCCAATAGCTTTATTCGCACCAGTTTTATTGTCGGACATCCCGGCGAAAGCGACGCGGAATTTAAAGAGCTTTTGGACTTTGCCAAAGCGTTTGATTTTGACCGTGTCAACATCTTTGCGTATTCCGATGAAGAAGATACCAGCGCTTACGAGATGGATGAAAAAATCGATACCAAAACGATCAATAAACGTATCAAACAACTCGATAAAATTGTTCAAACAAAAACCAAAAAAAGTTTTGAAAACGAGATTGGCAAAGAGGTCATTATTTTGGTTGAAGGTGAAAGTAGCGAACATGAGTATTTTATGGGGGCACGCGAACTTCTATGGGCACCGAGCATTGATGGGGAAGTCTTGGTCAATGACTCGGATGTTGCAAACATTGAAGTAGGCAAGTGCTACCGTGCGACGATTAGCGAATGTGCTGGGAATCAACTCATTGCAACCATTACCACTGTTGCATAA
- the panC gene encoding pantoate--beta-alanine ligase, with protein MKIVKTIEDLSQARKELQGSIGFVPTMGALHNGHLSLMQQSIAENEHTIVSVFVNPTQFLAGEDFSTYPQRTQADIKICELAGVSILFMPTSEMMYAKMEPTILAPSAKAYILEGLARPGHFDGVLRVVLKLFNLTKPTRAYFGKKDAQQLYLLQNMVKSFFLDLEIVPCEIIREDDGLALSSRNAYLNAQERQKALLLCESLKVATHAVIAGERDIATLKAEMVHTLESLHVEYVEILNRDFDTIETIEIGNSIILVCAKVGTTRLIDNLWI; from the coding sequence ATGAAAATAGTAAAAACCATCGAAGATTTATCCCAAGCAAGAAAAGAGCTTCAAGGCTCCATTGGCTTCGTGCCAACCATGGGAGCCTTGCACAACGGACACCTCTCGTTGATGCAACAATCCATCGCTGAGAATGAGCATACCATTGTCTCTGTTTTTGTCAATCCTACACAGTTTTTAGCAGGAGAAGATTTTAGTACCTACCCTCAACGCACCCAAGCCGACATCAAAATTTGCGAACTTGCAGGCGTGAGTATTCTTTTTATGCCCACATCTGAGATGATGTACGCCAAAATGGAGCCAACGATTCTAGCACCCAGTGCCAAAGCCTATATTTTGGAAGGATTAGCGCGCCCGGGGCATTTTGATGGCGTTTTACGTGTCGTGCTCAAACTCTTTAATCTCACGAAGCCAACACGCGCCTATTTTGGTAAAAAAGATGCACAACAGCTCTATCTTTTGCAAAATATGGTCAAAAGCTTCTTTTTGGATTTGGAGATCGTTCCGTGTGAAATTATCCGCGAAGATGACGGTCTAGCGCTTTCCAGTCGCAATGCTTATCTAAACGCCCAAGAGCGCCAAAAAGCACTGCTTCTGTGTGAATCTTTGAAAGTTGCGACGCACGCTGTGATTGCAGGAGAACGCGATATTGCAACCCTTAAAGCTGAAATGGTGCACACCCTAGAGTCTTTACATGTAGAATACGTGGAAATTTTAAATCGTGATTTTGATACAATAGAAACCATTGAAATAGGCAACTCTATCATTCTCGTCTGCGCCAAAGTTGGCACCACCCGCCTCATTGATAATTTATGGATTTAA
- the prfB gene encoding peptide chain release factor 2: protein MDSYEYTELLKKLTTKVDNIAQIIKPEDLTSRLGEIEMIEQDPEFWNDAKKAAELQKEKTALNSLLTRYTKAKNVVVDAVDLYEMANSENDEATIEELYKDAEHLEDHITNLEIAMMLSGENDNNNAIISIHPGAGGTESQDWASMLYRMYLRWAERSGFKVEVLDYQEGDEAGLKDVSFIISGENAYGYLKVENGIHRLVRISPFDANAKRHTSFSSVMVSPEVDDDIDIVIEDRDLKVDTYRSGGSGGQHVNKTDSAIRITHMPTGIVVQCQNDRSQHKNRATAMKMLKSRLYEFELEKQQAVKDGVEKSEIGWGHQIRSYVLAPYQQVKDNRSTIAYSQVNNILDGDISKMIEDVLIAQKR from the coding sequence TTGGATAGTTACGAATACACCGAACTTCTCAAAAAATTAACCACAAAAGTGGACAACATCGCGCAGATTATCAAGCCAGAAGATTTGACTTCAAGGCTAGGTGAGATTGAGATGATCGAGCAAGACCCCGAATTTTGGAATGATGCGAAGAAGGCTGCTGAGTTACAAAAAGAAAAAACCGCTTTAAACTCCTTACTGACCCGTTATACCAAAGCTAAAAATGTGGTTGTGGACGCAGTGGATTTGTACGAGATGGCAAACAGTGAAAACGATGAAGCGACCATCGAAGAGCTTTACAAAGATGCAGAACATCTTGAAGATCACATCACCAATTTAGAGATCGCCATGATGCTCAGTGGCGAAAATGATAACAACAATGCCATCATCTCGATTCATCCAGGAGCGGGTGGAACGGAGAGCCAAGACTGGGCGAGTATGTTGTACCGTATGTATTTAAGATGGGCGGAACGTTCAGGTTTTAAAGTCGAAGTGCTCGACTACCAAGAGGGTGATGAGGCGGGGCTTAAGGATGTGAGTTTTATCATCAGTGGCGAGAATGCGTATGGCTACCTTAAAGTCGAAAATGGCATTCACCGTTTGGTGCGTATTAGCCCCTTTGATGCCAATGCCAAACGTCACACGTCGTTTAGTTCTGTGATGGTTTCGCCTGAGGTGGATGATGACATTGACATCGTCATCGAAGATCGTGATCTTAAAGTGGACACCTACCGTTCAGGCGGATCAGGTGGACAACACGTCAATAAAACCGATAGTGCGATTCGCATTACGCACATGCCAACAGGCATTGTGGTACAGTGTCAAAATGATCGCTCACAACATAAAAACAGAGCAACAGCGATGAAAATGTTGAAGTCACGTTTGTATGAGTTTGAACTTGAAAAACAACAAGCGGTGAAAGATGGTGTTGAAAAGAGCGAAATTGGCTGGGGACACCAGATACGCAGTTACGTTTTAGCGCCATACCAACAAGTCAAAGACAATCGAAGTACCATCGCGTATTCGCAAGTCAATAACATTTTAGATGGCGATATTTCAAAAATGATCGAAGATGTGCTGATCGCACAAAAACGTTAA
- a CDS encoding EI24 domain-containing protein encodes MNTPTQTNIFALALGDTLSPRVLLVSLLSFILTIVVFIGAIWLLFGGMGALSEWVAQSLQSFEGSIEQSWFLSMVSLIFITKTVVAILFFFTSAMVTYYLFLMVYSVIVGLFAGYFIKEIGTTYYPSVAFRGIGLLSYLWMVLKTLLWTTLMFLLLSPLVFIPVLNFALLVPVYYLFHKLLVLDVASMLNSTQEYKELKRLYAGQMRGISLVCFALTVIPFLGVVIYPYYVIVMSHFLFRKTKGMRAL; translated from the coding sequence ATGAACACACCCACTCAAACCAACATTTTTGCCCTAGCTCTTGGAGATACACTCTCTCCAAGGGTTTTACTGGTTTCTCTGCTCTCGTTTATTTTAACCATTGTCGTTTTTATAGGTGCAATTTGGCTGTTATTTGGCGGTATGGGCGCACTTTCCGAATGGGTCGCGCAGAGTTTGCAAAGCTTTGAAGGGAGCATCGAGCAGAGTTGGTTTTTGAGTATGGTTTCACTCATTTTCATCACCAAAACGGTGGTGGCGATTCTCTTCTTTTTTACCTCTGCGATGGTTACGTACTATCTTTTTTTGATGGTTTACTCGGTGATCGTCGGGCTTTTTGCGGGCTATTTTATCAAAGAGATCGGCACAACGTACTACCCAAGTGTTGCCTTTCGTGGCATTGGGCTTTTAAGTTATCTGTGGATGGTGCTAAAGACGCTCTTATGGACGACGCTGATGTTTCTGCTGCTCTCACCTTTGGTCTTTATCCCTGTGCTGAATTTCGCGCTTCTCGTACCCGTGTATTACCTGTTTCATAAACTCTTAGTCTTGGATGTCGCTTCGATGCTTAATTCAACGCAGGAGTATAAGGAGCTTAAACGCTTGTATGCAGGGCAGATGAGGGGAATTTCGTTGGTCTGTTTTGCGCTGACGGTTATTCCGTTTTTAGGGGTGGTCATCTATCCTTATTATGTGATTGTGATGAGTCACTTTCTGTTTCGTAAAACGAAGGGGATGCGAGCTCTTTAA
- a CDS encoding asparaginase domain-containing protein: MEKILILNTGGTFNKRYNPLKGELEVPQDGIAVESILRYCYNTSYELLNIIHKDSLEMSEEDRELIVQTIQTSSARRVLIIHGTDTMDVTATFLALHVKDKIITLTGAMVPFSIDTVEATANFMMALGDLHVREKNGVYLAMHGAIASHGTIYKNRQKGIFELC, from the coding sequence ATGGAGAAAATCCTTATTCTCAACACCGGTGGCACGTTTAACAAACGCTACAATCCCCTCAAAGGAGAGCTTGAAGTTCCCCAAGATGGCATCGCTGTTGAGTCCATTTTACGCTACTGTTACAACACTTCGTATGAACTTTTAAACATTATTCACAAAGACAGTCTTGAGATGAGCGAAGAAGATCGTGAGCTGATCGTTCAAACGATTCAAACATCATCCGCTCGTAGAGTTTTGATCATCCACGGTACTGACACGATGGATGTAACCGCTACGTTTTTAGCCTTACATGTAAAAGATAAAATCATCACCCTAACAGGCGCAATGGTGCCTTTTAGCATCGACACAGTCGAGGCAACCGCAAATTTTATGATGGCACTGGGTGATTTACATGTAAGAGAGAAAAACGGCGTCTACCTTGCGATGCACGGAGCGATTGCCAGCCATGGAACGATCTATAAAAACCGCCAAAAAGGGATTTTTGAGCTCTGTTAA
- a CDS encoding DNA polymerase III subunit gamma/tau: protein MSHQVLALKYRPSSFDKLIGQESITQTLSLALNQDRLSHAYLFSGLRGSGKTSTARIFAKALVCDQGPTSTPCEVCEHCLSANENRHIDIIEMDAASNRGIDDIRELIESTKYKPTSARFKIFIIDEVHMLTTQAFNALLKTLEEPPSYVKFILATTDPLKLPATILSRAQHFRFKQIKQSDVVNHLCHILNLENIEYEKEALEMLSRAGNGSLRDTLTLMDQAIIFSKGYITPENVATMLGLLDPNQLESIFTTLLSGNKNEMLHLIKELESYECEIVIDELIAYLKNAFFAQDRRFSTLLYERFFKILSEAKSLLYINANNGFVLSLIFFKMIEATNIKTVEEMIDSLENEKYRLPAIQAKPEMEPSAQTPTPKAEAPLHVNDQGVTPAILFARLCDKLYDRNAELGECFKTHIRFISFEDELLALTSNAEGEASKTLNTHYSIIKHFVQDLFGVEAKIKITKIQSLPPEPIFDPNEALQMSEAEFNANDQSSSMMENLAFEEAPQGDSCAAGALMADKKEIDAKEVLNTPFVQKATELFDPQKIQIRQKV, encoded by the coding sequence GTGTCACATCAAGTACTTGCTCTAAAATATCGTCCTTCCTCGTTTGATAAGTTGATCGGCCAAGAGTCGATCACCCAAACACTTTCATTGGCACTGAATCAAGATAGGCTCTCACATGCTTATCTTTTCTCGGGGCTCAGAGGAAGTGGCAAGACTTCAACCGCGCGTATCTTTGCCAAAGCACTCGTGTGTGACCAAGGACCAACCTCAACACCCTGCGAAGTGTGTGAACACTGCCTGAGTGCCAATGAAAACCGTCACATCGACATCATCGAAATGGACGCAGCATCCAACCGTGGCATTGATGATATTCGCGAACTGATTGAGAGTACCAAATACAAACCCACCAGTGCGCGTTTTAAAATCTTCATCATCGATGAAGTCCACATGCTCACCACGCAAGCGTTTAATGCGCTTTTGAAGACATTGGAAGAGCCTCCAAGTTATGTGAAATTCATCCTTGCGACAACCGATCCACTGAAACTGCCCGCAACGATTTTATCGCGTGCACAACATTTTCGATTTAAACAGATCAAACAAAGTGACGTCGTCAACCACCTCTGCCATATTTTAAATCTTGAAAATATCGAGTATGAAAAAGAAGCGTTAGAGATGCTTTCGCGCGCTGGAAACGGTTCACTTCGTGATACCTTGACACTGATGGATCAAGCTATCATCTTCTCCAAAGGGTACATTACCCCTGAGAACGTTGCTACGATGCTGGGGCTTTTAGATCCAAATCAGCTCGAATCCATCTTTACCACCCTTTTAAGCGGGAACAAAAACGAGATGCTTCACCTCATCAAAGAGCTTGAGAGTTATGAGTGCGAAATCGTCATCGATGAGTTGATTGCCTATCTTAAAAATGCTTTTTTTGCACAAGATCGCCGTTTCTCAACGCTGTTGTATGAGCGCTTTTTCAAAATTCTCAGTGAAGCGAAGAGTCTTCTTTACATCAACGCTAACAATGGGTTTGTGCTTTCACTGATCTTCTTTAAAATGATAGAAGCGACCAATATTAAAACCGTTGAAGAGATGATCGATTCGCTTGAAAATGAGAAGTATCGCCTTCCAGCGATTCAGGCAAAACCTGAGATGGAACCAAGTGCGCAAACACCGACGCCAAAGGCTGAAGCGCCTTTACATGTAAACGACCAAGGTGTCACTCCTGCGATACTTTTTGCACGTCTTTGCGACAAACTGTATGACCGTAACGCGGAACTAGGCGAATGCTTTAAAACGCACATTCGATTTATCAGCTTTGAAGATGAATTATTGGCCCTTACCTCTAATGCCGAAGGGGAAGCGAGTAAAACGCTCAATACCCACTACAGCATCATTAAACATTTTGTTCAAGATCTTTTTGGTGTGGAAGCCAAAATAAAGATCACGAAAATCCAATCGCTTCCGCCTGAGCCCATATTTGACCCAAACGAAGCGCTTCAAATGAGTGAAGCAGAGTTCAACGCCAACGATCAAAGCTCCTCAATGATGGAAAATCTTGCATTTGAAGAGGCACCTCAGGGTGATAGTTGTGCCGCAGGTGCGTTGATGGCAGATAAAAAAGAGATCGATGCTAAAGAGGTGCTTAACACCCCTTTTGTTCAAAAAGCCACGGAGCTGTTTGATCCTCAAAAAATTCAAATTCGTCAAAAGGTCTGA
- the rho gene encoding transcription termination factor Rho: MSGNTPTSNNQPCANTTQPNGNTNGNGQAKPTHYNKTRTHVPVDGYKIEGLRTTPLEKLLEIATELGIENPNELKRQDLMFEILKSQVNQGGFILFTGILEIAGEGYGFLRATDANFSDSANDAYVSSTQVKKFALRTGDIVTGQVRPPKDQERYYALLKIEAINYLPLVESKKRPLFENLTPLYPTEKIKLEYDPMKITGRVLDLFTPLGKGQRGLIVAPPRSGKTELMKELAHGISRNHPEAELIVLLVDERPEEVTDMQRCVQGEVYSSTFDMPASNHVRVANLVIEKAKRRVEMGKDVIILLDSITRLARAYNTVTPSSGKVLSGGVDANALHKPKRFFGAARNIEFGGSLTIISTALIETGSRMDEVIFEEFKGTGNSEIVLDRNISDRRIYPAINIMKSGTRKEELLLTPDRLQKIWALRSAISQMDDIEALKFLYAKMLKTKDNEELLSIMND, encoded by the coding sequence ATGAGCGGAAACACTCCTACCTCGAACAATCAACCCTGCGCGAATACAACCCAACCCAACGGGAACACGAACGGAAACGGACAAGCAAAACCAACCCACTATAACAAAACACGAACGCACGTTCCCGTCGATGGCTACAAAATCGAAGGTCTTAGAACCACGCCTCTGGAAAAACTCTTAGAGATCGCGACGGAACTTGGCATTGAAAATCCCAACGAATTAAAACGCCAAGATTTGATGTTTGAAATTTTAAAATCGCAAGTCAACCAAGGCGGATTCATTCTGTTTACGGGTATTTTGGAAATTGCGGGTGAAGGGTATGGTTTCTTACGTGCCACAGACGCCAACTTCTCAGACAGTGCCAATGACGCCTACGTCAGCAGTACGCAAGTTAAAAAGTTCGCACTTCGTACGGGTGACATCGTCACAGGACAAGTCAGACCTCCTAAAGATCAAGAGCGTTATTACGCCCTTCTTAAAATCGAAGCGATCAACTATCTTCCTCTTGTTGAGAGCAAAAAACGCCCTCTTTTTGAAAACTTAACCCCGCTGTATCCAACCGAAAAAATCAAACTTGAATACGATCCAATGAAAATCACAGGACGCGTGCTCGATCTTTTCACGCCTCTTGGAAAAGGTCAAAGAGGTTTGATCGTTGCACCTCCTAGAAGTGGTAAAACCGAACTGATGAAAGAGCTCGCACACGGTATCTCACGCAATCATCCTGAAGCAGAGCTGATCGTTTTACTGGTCGATGAACGACCTGAAGAGGTGACCGATATGCAACGTTGTGTTCAAGGCGAAGTCTACAGCTCAACCTTTGATATGCCTGCGTCCAACCATGTTCGCGTTGCCAACCTCGTCATTGAAAAAGCCAAAAGACGCGTTGAAATGGGCAAAGATGTCATCATTCTTTTAGATTCGATCACAAGACTTGCTCGTGCGTACAACACCGTAACACCATCGAGCGGAAAAGTACTCAGCGGTGGTGTGGATGCCAACGCATTGCACAAACCAAAACGCTTTTTTGGTGCGGCAAGAAACATCGAATTTGGTGGCAGTTTGACTATCATTTCAACCGCATTGATCGAGACTGGAAGTAGAATGGACGAAGTGATCTTTGAAGAGTTCAAAGGTACGGGTAACAGCGAAATCGTTCTGGATAGAAATATCTCCGATAGAAGAATTTACCCTGCAATTAACATTATGAAATCAGGAACGAGAAAAGAAGAGCTTCTTCTTACCCCTGATCGTCTTCAAAAAATCTGGGCACTTCGTAGTGCTATCAGCCAAATGGATGACATTGAAGCGCTTAAATTCTTGTATGCTAAAATGCTTAAAACCAAGGACAATGAAGAACTCCTCTCTATTATGAATGACTAG
- a CDS encoding di-trans,poly-cis-decaprenylcistransferase yields MNDLVHLAIIMDGNGRWAQRQGKERSFGHKEGAKKVREITKYAAKMGIKYLTLYAFSTENWDRPKAEVTVLMKLLSKYLHSEISTLLENNIRFDVIGDMSKFSTSLQKEIAYAKEMTEHCTGLRQVLAINYGAHDEILRAINKCLHVKGEITKEILESNLDTAGIPDVDLLLRTGGDYRLSNFLLWQAAYAELFFTKTLWPEFSTGELEAIISEYTSTERRYGKI; encoded by the coding sequence ATGAATGATTTAGTGCATTTGGCGATTATTATGGATGGCAATGGCAGATGGGCTCAGCGTCAAGGCAAAGAGCGCTCTTTTGGACACAAAGAAGGTGCTAAAAAGGTACGCGAGATCACGAAGTATGCCGCAAAAATGGGCATCAAATACCTAACACTCTACGCGTTTAGTACCGAAAACTGGGATCGCCCCAAAGCGGAAGTCACGGTTTTGATGAAACTCCTCTCCAAATATTTGCACAGTGAAATTTCTACTCTGCTAGAAAACAACATTCGTTTTGACGTCATCGGCGATATGAGTAAATTTTCCACATCGCTTCAAAAAGAGATCGCCTATGCCAAAGAGATGACAGAACACTGCACGGGGCTTAGACAAGTCCTTGCGATCAATTATGGCGCGCACGATGAGATCCTTCGCGCGATCAATAAATGCTTACATGTAAAGGGTGAAATCACCAAAGAGATATTAGAGTCTAACCTCGATACTGCAGGCATTCCCGATGTCGATCTTCTGCTCAGAACGGGAGGTGACTACCGTCTTTCAAACTTCTTACTCTGGCAGGCTGCGTACGCGGAACTTTTCTTTACCAAAACGCTCTGGCCAGAATTTTCCACAGGAGAACTCGAAGCGATTATCTCCGAATACACATCCACCGAAAGACGTTATGGCAAAATTTAA